In a genomic window of Flavobacterium lipolyticum:
- a CDS encoding glycosyltransferase family 2 protein, translated as MILVLSIILGIYLIAIGLLIYGFFKVKKYQNAGLKPQTNFTIIVPFRDEEENLPNLLRCFSELNYPNDLFEVILVDDNSKKKFQVSNFKFRISQIDNVRVSNSPKKDAISTAMQLVKTDWVVTTDADCLVPENWLLTFDNYIQQNKVSMLAGAVTYECENSFLHHFQQLDLTSLQGATIGSFGLQSAFMCNGANFAYTKSLFQDLNGFEGNSKIASGDDVFLLQKAVGLFPDEVHYLKATDAIVSTKPTEDWKTLFYQRVRWAAKTSSYQSSFGKRLGLIVFLGNLSFVVGFCSVVFSILPYYFFVLLAFSKFTIDYILLYATNRFLVKDKIKSLFLSNLLYPFFSSAVALYSLFGSYEWKGRKFTK; from the coding sequence ATGATTTTGGTTTTGTCTATCATATTAGGTATTTATTTGATTGCCATTGGTTTGCTTATTTATGGATTTTTTAAAGTAAAAAAGTACCAAAATGCAGGTTTAAAACCTCAAACAAACTTTACGATTATAGTTCCGTTTCGGGATGAAGAAGAAAACTTACCTAATCTTTTGCGGTGTTTTTCGGAACTGAATTACCCTAATGATTTGTTTGAAGTTATTTTGGTAGATGATAATTCTAAGAAGAAATTTCAAGTTTCAAATTTCAAATTTCGCATTTCACAAATCGATAATGTCCGGGTTTCAAATTCTCCTAAAAAAGATGCTATCTCGACGGCCATGCAATTGGTGAAAACGGATTGGGTTGTTACTACAGATGCCGATTGCCTGGTGCCTGAGAATTGGTTGTTGACATTTGATAATTACATTCAGCAAAATAAGGTTTCGATGCTGGCAGGAGCTGTAACGTACGAATGCGAGAACTCTTTTTTGCACCATTTTCAGCAATTGGATTTAACGAGTCTGCAAGGTGCTACTATTGGAAGTTTTGGACTTCAAAGTGCTTTTATGTGCAACGGAGCCAATTTTGCGTATACTAAATCGCTGTTTCAAGATTTAAATGGATTTGAAGGGAATAGCAAAATTGCCAGTGGAGATGATGTGTTTTTACTGCAAAAAGCGGTTGGTTTATTTCCTGATGAAGTACATTATTTAAAGGCAACGGATGCAATTGTAAGCACAAAACCAACGGAGGACTGGAAGACCTTATTTTATCAAAGGGTTCGTTGGGCGGCCAAAACAAGTTCGTATCAAAGCAGCTTTGGAAAGCGATTAGGTCTTATTGTTTTCTTGGGAAACCTGAGTTTTGTAGTTGGGTTTTGTAGTGTTGTTTTTTCGATTTTGCCTTATTACTTCTTTGTTTTGTTGGCTTTTTCAAAATTCACAATCGATTATATTTTACTCTATGCTACGAACCGTTTTTTAGTGAAAGACAAAATAAAAAGTTTGTTCTTAAGTAATTTGTTATATCCTTTTTTCAGTTCGGCTGTGGCTTTGTACAGCTTGTTTGGCTCTTATGAATGGAAGGGAAGAAAGTTTACGAAATAA
- a CDS encoding DUF937 domain-containing protein, with product MTPNLQIELRRFISSNVVSKLNKFYFENDALLIKGIDVSIGTVLMGLYNRAEESDFYKGITSMIQDDSTFYQEVDFTSGRILSVDDCYRLEGNSLLKEIFTNKKGRISEMISNEVGIKSETAREILNFSALLVVSYLKNNIQIVESLKLLLEDQKRDILNSIPPGIKIILGFSCYETVEEKNQSIGRSIFTLFGHNFFSF from the coding sequence ATGACTCCTAACCTACAAATTGAACTTAGACGTTTTATTTCTTCTAATGTTGTTTCAAAGTTGAACAAGTTTTATTTTGAAAATGATGCACTTTTAATTAAAGGAATTGATGTTTCGATAGGTACGGTTTTAATGGGGTTGTACAACAGGGCGGAGGAGTCGGATTTTTACAAAGGAATTACTTCAATGATACAGGACGATTCCACTTTCTATCAGGAAGTCGATTTTACATCAGGACGTATTTTATCCGTTGACGATTGTTATCGATTAGAAGGGAATAGTTTGCTGAAAGAAATTTTTACCAATAAAAAAGGCAGGATTTCTGAAATGATTTCAAACGAAGTCGGAATCAAAAGTGAAACAGCCCGAGAGATTCTTAACTTTTCTGCTTTACTAGTCGTCTCTTATCTTAAGAATAATATCCAAATAGTAGAGAGTTTAAAATTGCTTTTAGAAGATCAAAAAAGAGATATTTTAAACAGTATTCCTCCCGGAATCAAAATTATCCTGGGTTTTTCCTGTTACGAAACAGTAGAAGAAAAAAACCAATCTATAGGAAGATCTATTTTTACTTTATTCGGTCATAACTTTTTCAGCTTCTAA
- a CDS encoding lysylphosphatidylglycerol synthase domain-containing protein, translating to MISIPHKAKQFLVLLIKLLIVGGAFYFIYNQLAHNDQLDWQKFIVLFRKNQSVLGIGFILLLSVLNRYFEILKWQNLAKVIHEISLGEATKQVLAALTAGIFTPNGVGEYAGKALYYSKSDAKKVIFLNLICNGIQMILTVIFGVFGLLYFNAKYEIITTQTVAVLFGGFVLLLVVLFSVKKIKIKGYSIEKLVHKINEIPKSVHRKNIVLGILRYLVFSHQYYFLFLAFDVDLPYFTLIATIAVVYFLASSLPTFQFLDFAVKGSVAIYFFGILGVNEWIVVFISTLMWFLNVVLPVVIGAYYVLNFKTKTAE from the coding sequence ATGATTTCAATTCCTCACAAAGCTAAGCAATTCCTTGTTCTTCTAATCAAACTTTTGATTGTAGGTGGTGCATTTTACTTTATTTATAATCAGTTGGCGCATAATGATCAATTGGACTGGCAAAAATTCATTGTGCTGTTTCGTAAAAATCAGTCTGTTTTAGGAATTGGGTTTATATTGCTTTTGAGTGTTTTGAACCGCTATTTCGAGATCCTGAAATGGCAAAATCTGGCTAAAGTAATTCATGAGATTTCTTTAGGAGAAGCCACAAAACAGGTATTGGCAGCTTTAACAGCCGGAATTTTTACGCCAAACGGAGTAGGAGAGTACGCCGGAAAAGCCTTGTATTATTCGAAATCAGACGCTAAAAAAGTAATTTTCTTAAACCTGATCTGCAACGGAATCCAGATGATCTTAACGGTAATTTTTGGGGTTTTTGGGTTATTGTATTTTAATGCCAAATATGAGATTATTACAACTCAAACGGTTGCTGTTTTGTTCGGGGGCTTTGTGTTGCTATTGGTTGTTTTGTTTTCCGTGAAGAAAATAAAAATTAAAGGATATTCGATCGAGAAATTAGTACATAAGATTAACGAAATCCCAAAATCAGTTCACCGTAAGAATATTGTTTTAGGAATTTTACGGTATTTGGTCTTTTCACATCAGTATTACTTTTTGTTCTTGGCTTTTGATGTTGATTTACCTTATTTTACTTTAATTGCTACCATTGCGGTAGTTTACTTCCTGGCTTCGTCACTGCCTACTTTTCAGTTTCTGGATTTTGCGGTAAAAGGAAGTGTTGCGATTTATTTCTTTGGAATTTTAGGGGTAAACGAGTGGATTGTAGTTTTTATCAGCACGCTGATGTGGTTTCTTAATGTGGTTTTACCGGTTGTTATAGGAGCTTATTATGTACTAAATTTTAAGACCAAAACAGCAGAATGA
- the ruvC gene encoding crossover junction endodeoxyribonuclease RuvC, which translates to MTKERIILGIDPGTTIMGFGLIKVTNKKMEFLQLNELQLSKYDNHYQKLRIIFERTIELIETHHPDEIAIEAPFFGKNVQSMLKLGRAQGVAMAAGLSRGIPITEYEPKKIKMAITGNGNASKEQVAKMLQQLLGLKELPKNLDSTDGLAAAVCHHFNSGKVIAGKSYSGWDAFVKQNEERIKK; encoded by the coding sequence TTGACAAAAGAACGCATCATATTAGGTATTGACCCCGGAACAACCATTATGGGTTTCGGATTAATTAAAGTCACTAATAAAAAAATGGAATTTCTGCAGCTTAACGAACTGCAATTATCCAAATACGACAATCATTACCAAAAATTAAGAATCATATTTGAGCGTACTATCGAACTTATAGAAACGCACCATCCTGACGAAATAGCGATTGAGGCTCCTTTCTTCGGCAAAAACGTTCAATCGATGCTGAAATTAGGGCGTGCACAGGGTGTCGCAATGGCAGCGGGACTCTCGAGAGGGATTCCCATCACTGAGTACGAACCTAAAAAGATCAAAATGGCGATTACCGGAAACGGAAATGCCAGTAAAGAACAGGTCGCAAAAATGCTCCAGCAGCTTCTTGGCCTAAAAGAATTACCCAAAAACCTCGACTCAACAGATGGTCTTGCGGCTGCCGTTTGTCATCATTTTAATTCCGGTAAAGTTATTGCCGGTAAAAGTTATTCGGGTTGGGATGCTTTTGTGAAACAGAATGAAGAACGAATTAAAAAATAG
- a CDS encoding DUF456 domain-containing protein: MDLLLLLLGFICMIVGIFGSFLPVLPGLSSCWVGLLLLYLTKAVENNYWVLGITLFLTIVITILDYIIPAKGTKKFGGSSYGVWGTNIGLIVGIIAPIPFGVIIGPFVGALVGELIYDSTNHQRALKAATGSVLGFLASSFVNFLCCIIFLGIFISIVWQNRLLLF, translated from the coding sequence ATGGATTTACTATTGTTGTTGCTGGGATTTATATGCATGATTGTTGGGATTTTTGGCAGTTTTCTGCCTGTATTACCCGGATTGTCGTCTTGCTGGGTGGGGCTGTTACTGCTGTACCTGACCAAAGCAGTTGAGAACAATTATTGGGTTTTAGGCATTACCCTTTTTCTAACGATTGTAATTACGATTCTTGATTATATCATCCCGGCAAAAGGGACTAAAAAATTTGGAGGGAGTTCGTATGGCGTGTGGGGAACTAACATTGGTTTAATTGTAGGTATTATTGCTCCTATTCCTTTTGGAGTTATTATTGGGCCTTTTGTAGGGGCTTTGGTTGGAGAGTTGATTTATGATTCGACCAATCATCAAAGAGCACTGAAAGCGGCAACAGGATCTGTTTTAGGCTTTTTGGCTTCGAGTTTTGTGAATTTTTTATGCTGCATTATTTTCCTGGGTATTTTTATTAGCATTGTCTGGCAAAATCGCTTATTACTGTTTTAA